DNA sequence from the Orcinus orca chromosome 2, mOrcOrc1.1, whole genome shotgun sequence genome:
TCTCACTGGCTTTGGCTCCCTCAATAAACTCTCTGTGGGAACCTAGCTTAGTGtccgtctgtctctctctttttcctgtctGAGATCTTTTATCCTCTCACTTCAAGAAAACAGTTTCAACAGAGCCTTCAGATATGCTCCTCTGTGGGAGAAAACACTGCTTTGATGCCCCAAGATGAACGGAAGTACCAGAATCATTAGTCAACTGAGCTTTGCAACAGGGAGTCCCTCACCAACCTCAGAAACTTCCCAGCAAGCAGAAGTAGAGATAACaggaaataaacacattttagatGAGAACCTGGAACACCCACATCAGCTCTGCCCTGGAGCTGGTCCAGTCTATGGAAGGAAGTAGCCCAGAGCCAGAGAGCACCTGGTGGGCACTGATGCCAGGTCCCATCTGGGCACTTCACACTTAGAACCTTATCCACCTCACAGCCACCcttttttacaggtgaggaaatggaggtgtGCAGAGGTCAGGCACCATGCCCCAGGGCAGACCCATGGTATGGTCAGTAGGGGAGCAGCTCTGATTGATCTTCCCCATTATCTCTAAGGAACCTGGATGCACACCTCCAGGGGGGTCTTAAAGACACAGCAAGGGGTTAAAAGATGTACCTATTCAGCAGCAAAGCAGgtagttttaaaagaataaagagacttccctggcggtccagtggttaggactctgagcttccattgcaggaggcccgggttcgatccctggtaggggaactaagatcccacatgcctcgcggtgtggcctaaataaatacataagtaaaaattttaaaataaaagaaattgtcCAGATGCTTGGCCTCCATATGCTCTCTTTCCTCCAGTTGATCCGCTTGCATGAAACTGTCATGCAGatctcctttcccaccagcccTTTTCGTTCCCCCTCTGCCTCTTCATCCAGAGATGCCAACCTGTCTCACCCAGAACTGTTTTACCTCCAGGATGCCAAAGGTAGAGGCCAATTAAAATTATTAGTGTCCTCAAAGCCTCATTTAGTCAAGGCCCCAAGGGCCATCTATTCTTCTCATTAAGAAAtgcatttctgggcttccctggtggcacagtggttaagaatccacctgccaacgcaggggacacggctttgagccctggtccaggaagatcccacatgccgtggagcaactaagcccatgtgctgcaagtactgagcctgcgctctagagcccgcgagccacaactgctgagcccacatgccacaactactgaaacccgtgcacctagagcccatgctccgcaacaagagaagccaccgcaatgagaagcccacgcaccgcaacgaagagtagcccccgctcaccactacTAGAGAAGagctcgcgcgcagcaacaaagacccaatgcagccaaaaataaataacataaattaattttttaaaaaagaaacctttataagttccatttgaaaaaaaatgcatttccaatacAATTTTAGTTTATTATTAATTATCAAACTGTGTGGAATGTTTGTTGtacaaataatacattttgtaCTACTAACAATTTTGAAATTTGTACTAGTAAAAAATAGGAAAttcaatacagaaaaaaaagtttaaccttGTGATCACAGGAAATGTgtaaaaattgtttcaaattatCCTTTTGGCAGAGAAGTGTGATCAATGAAAGACTTTCAGGCATAAAAACATTAGGATAATTTCTGTGGGGAAAGAATGGAAGTGTTATTTCTGACTCTTAAGATCTTGtcacatgtttttaaatgaaaaactgtgAGGTATATAATCACAGTAGTGTTTAGATTCCATTGGATATATTTAAAAGAGTGATAAAGATagctttatttttgaaatgtcaaTGTATACGATACACTGGAAATTATGTCCTTTGCAACTATTTAAAATTACAATGTAAAATTTTGTGTCAACTTAAAAACGTGTGAGTGCTTCTGTAGGTCTTCAGGTATAGGATCCCTGAGCACAGACTATGTCGAGGTGTGGGCTGTAGGATCTGCAAGGATCCTGGTTGGTTAATCCGTCTCGGTCAGTTTGCAGATGATGGCACTGAGGACCAAGGATGGTTAGTTGATTTTCTCAAAGTCACAGAGTTGGGCCAGAACCCAGGTGCCCTTTCTTGCTCATTCCTTTCACTACTTCACGGGCCTCCACTGTGCTCTGAGATCCCACCACCAGTTTTGAGGAATGAGGAAGGAAGACAAAAAGGGATCTCAAAACAGTTACTGaatatcagggacttcccttgggTAGGTTGCTCACCGCCCTATGGGTCCAGCCTCAGTGGTAAGGCTGGGAGGCCAAGTCCCAGGATAATTGGTTGGGGGACACAACCTTAGGATTTGATGGACTCCAGGCTGGGGATCTTCCTTCTAGTGTCTCCACCACCCACTATCACCTGGGAGTGAACCTGATCTTCGGGGCTCTGAGAGTCTGacctgggcggggtgggggtgacTTTGGCTGACCAAACAGAGACAGGCAGACCCAAACAGGCTGTGGCCAAAAACATCCCATGTTTCGGTCGTGGCCCTGAAACATGAACTAGGACATGGTTCCAGCCTAGAGGGTCAAGGAGGCACAGGACTAACAGGGAAGGACACAGGCTGCTGTCAGGACACACACCCAAGGCAAGAACACTGCTGACGTGGCAGCCCTCCGCCCCAGCCTCTTACTGCCCCCCGCCCCTCTCCCCCGCCTGCCAGCTGCCAACAGGGCTCTGCCCTGTGTCTGCTACACCTGTCACTGTCTGTCCTTGTCCAGGGGGAGCCCCATCAGCCCCTCCTCAGCTGCCCAGCAGAGCAAGCTGttagtggggaggggagggaacatGGAGCGGGGGCCGACggtgggggcagggcggggggccGGGGCCCAGATCTGGGCACTGCTGGGCTGCTTGGTCAGGGTGCTGCTCtgggtggcctctgctctgctatactttggaagcgAACAGGCTGCCCGCCTCCTGGGCAGCCCCTGCTTACGGCGCCTCTACCATGCCTGGTTGGCAGCAGTGGTCATCTTCGGGCCCCTTCTGCAGTTCCATGTCAACCCTCGGACCATCTTTGCCAGCCATGGCAACTTCTTCAACATGTGAGTCCACTAGAGGCCGTGGGCGCTGGCTCCCTGGGTtctgggatcccagctccctcctccagGTTTCTGTGCTCTTGCCAGTCCAGGACACTAAAAATAGGCTAGGAGGTTGAGGAGAAGGtcagagggggaggggaacagaGTCATGGGGGTACAGGAGCAGCGCCGAAGAGGAAACATGGGCCCTAGAAGGCTGAATGGGCCGCTAAGGAGATGGCCAAGTTCAAGTGCatggggggagaagggggagagggccCAGGAAACAGAGAACCGGGAACGACAGATGCGACTGGAGGCAGGGCCGTGATGGGAACGTAGAGcagggtggggagatggggctGAGGGGGTCTCAGCAgccctccctcttctctgccaCAGAAAGTTTGTGAATTCAGCATGGGGCTGGACGTGCACCTTCCTGGGGGGCTTCGTGTTGCTGGTGGTGTTCCTGGCTACACGGCGCGTGGCAGTGACTGCCCGGCACCTGAGCCGCTTGGTGGTTGGGGCAGCTGTGTGGCGGGGTGCCGGCAGGGCCTTCCTGCTCATCGAGGACCTGACGGGCTCCTGCTTCGAGCCTCTGCCCCAGGGCCTGCTGCTCCGCGAGCTGCCGGACCGCCGCAGCTGCCTGGCGGCCGGCCACCAGTGGCGGGGCTACACCGTCTCCTCCCACACCTTCCTGCTCACCTTCTGCTGCCTGCTCATGGCCGAGGAAGCAGCAGTGTTCGCCAAGTACCTGGCCCACGGGCTGCCCGCTGGCGCACCCCTGCGCCTTGTCTTCCTGCTCAACGTGCTGCTGCTGGGCCTCTGGAACTTCTTGCTGCTCTGCACTGTCATCTATTTCCACCAATATACTCACAAGGTGGTGGGCGCCGCGGTGGGGACCTTTGCCTGGTACCTCACCTACGGCAGCTGGTATCATCAGCCCTGGTCTCCGGGGATCCCGGGCCATGGGCTCTTCCCTCACCCCCACTCCAGCCACAAGCATAactgaaagaaataaaggcaCTTTAGGCCTGGCTCTGGCTCCGCTCATCATTGGGCTGGCGGGACCTGCAAAGGGTGGGAAGGGTAAGAAGAGAGTGTGATGGTCGCCAGGTTTCCTCAGCAAGACCTTGCTGTCGCTGACCTTGAATGCCCTTGTGCTTGATCGCTATCCCTCCTGTTCTTTCAGTCTCCTAGTCCCTGCAGACATCAAGCTCTTTGGGGCTCTGATGTCAAGGACTGGCACTGCCAGGTCGGGTAGCAGTGCCCTTAGGTATGGGTGGCATTCCCACTGAGCAGATGCTCCATCTCCAGCCTGGTTGATTTGTTTTCCCTGCCTCCAGCATTGAATCCCCCTCTGCCATCCTCAGGAGCCTGCCTATCTGGGCACCCTACTCACAGTCGCTTCCTACCCTGTCTTCCCGTAGGGAGTCTATATGTGCTCATTTACTTAAAAGATGTTCATTAAGCCAATGTGAATAAGAAAGACAAGGTTTCTGCTGTTTGGGGGCCCATGGGTTACTGCCTGATGATAAACTCataaataataacagcaaacacTTGTGCTTACTGTGTGTTGGGCACCATTCTAAGTGTCTATAAATTCGCGCGTATTTAGCCCTCACAACACTATGAGCTAGGGCTGGTAGCGTTCCAATTGTACACTTgtgaaaatggaggcacagagtttaagtaactttttcACAACTAGTAAATATCGGAGCCAGAATTATTAACCCAGGCATTATGGGTCTGTTGTCTGTGTTCTAAGTCGGGGATCAGCAAACAACAGCCCTCCTGTGGCCAGTGTTTGAATGGCCTGAGAGCTAAGAAATGGTTTTACAAttttaatggttgaaaaaaaatcaaataagaatATTTCTTGACAGGTgaacattacatgaaattcaaatgccagtgtccataaataaagttttatgggaaCTAGCCACGCTAATCCATTTAACTGTTTAcctgctacaatggcagagttgagcagtTCCTACTGGCactacaaagtctaaaatatttactctctggcctttTATGGAAAAGGTTTGCCAGCCCCTGGTCTAAACCACACTATCCCCAGAAAATAAACCGGCTAATTTCAGAAAGATAGTGCTATGAAGGTACTAAAACAGGCTGCTTTCTAATAGACTTGGAGGGAGTTCCTTTATAAGGAAGATAGAGTTCTCTCtgaagaagtgacatttaagctgagaacgGAATGACATCctgaggcaggggaaggggagtaTCAGGCAAAGGGATTAGCAaggacaaaggccctgaggcaggaatgaacTTGTTGCAAACAGGTTTGAGAAACAGCTGGAAAGTCCAGGTAtttataactgaaatgaaagaggGAGAAAGCAGTGGAAAGTGAAGTTGAAGGGGAACAGGTGCCAGACAGGCCTTTTGGGCCAGGAAAGTCCTTTGGATTTCATCCTAAGGTCAACAGGAAGCCGAGAAAGTTTTAAGCAAGAGCAAGGTGGAATCCTGCTGCTGTGCGGAGAGTGGGTTACAGAGGAATGGAGCCCACAAGGGTCATAAGAGAGCTGACCCTCTCTTATGACCCTGTGATGGGGCGATGCCAGAGTCTGAATGTCACTGAGCCAGATGATGCCCGCGGAGCCAGGGGTCCACGCTGGCAGGGCAAAGGAAGGGAGGCCAGGTCTTGCTCCAGCAccgagaaaagaaagaagagagccagATAAGGCTAATCACTGTCCCAGGACGAGCAGGGAAAgaagagagccagagggctgtcaggaggcagggagatgggagGCGGGGAGTTCAGAGGTGGGCACTGGCCTTGGGGCCGGGAGGCGGGGGTGTAGAAggcagggcggggagggaggaggtgggttgGGCGGAGTCGGTAGGCGGAGAGTCGAAAGACTGGCAGcggtggggaggcggggaggcggggaggcggggaggcggggaggcgggGAGTTCAGAGGTGGGCACTGGCCTTGGGGCCGGGAGGCGGGGGTGTAGAAggcagggcggggagggaggaggtgggttgGGCGGAGTCGGTAGGCGGAGAGTCGAAAGACTGGCAGcggtggggaggcggggaggcggggaggcggggaggcggggaggcggggaggcggggaggcgggGAGTTCAGAGGTGGGCACTGGCCTTGGGGCCGGGGAGGCGGGGGCGTAGAAggcagggcggggagggaggaggtggggtgggcgGAGTCGGTAGGCGGGGAGCCGAAAGACTGGCAGCGGTGGGGAGGCGGGGAAGCGGGGAGGCGGGGCGCTGGAAACGCGCCTCTCGGGCTCTAGGGGGAGCCGCGGCTGGGCCGCCTCCCTGAGCCCCTCAGCTCCTAGCCTTTCTCTGGTCTGTCCCCGCCTCCTCCAGTGCCTCCACTCCCACTACCCAGGAGGGCAGTGCGGGGAGCGAGTGCTGCTTTCGCTTTCCCTTCCCCGTGCCCACTCCTCGCTCCGCGTGCGGCCCTAGGCCGCCGCCCCGGCCATGGCCACGCTCAGGGTCCTGCCCGAAGCCCAAGCCAAGGTGAGCGCTGCGGGTTCGAGGAAGGGCCCATCAGGGAGGCGTGGCCCCGAGAGGCTGAGGGCGTCCGTGACCCGCTCCCACCCAGCCCCCCGACTCGAGTCGGGGTCAGTCATCCGAACCCTCGTGAGCCTCCGTGCCCAGAGCACCTGAGCCCGGGGAGCCCGGCCAGGTCTGCCTGCCGGGAGAGAGAGAGGCGAGGCGGCCGAGGTTCAGCGGGGTGAGGTGAAGCGGAGCGCTGGCGTGGAGGGGAAGTACGCTGGCCCCGGGCCCAGGCCCACACACAGACTGGGAGCGGACCCTGCCCTGCCACCACAGGAGGCCCCGGAGCCCACTCCACGGGGCACTCCGCCCCTTCCCCAGTCGCAGCGGCTCTCTTACATCCCTCCTCCCACAGCCCAGGAGACACTAGGGATGTTTCCGCTTGAACCCTTCGCCCTTCAGCTCCAGGAATGTTCTCATTTCCCAAATCCCGCCCCACCTGGGTCCACTCCACCCTTCCCCAAGTCAGACCCTACACAGCCCTAAGGATCCTTGAGTCCTTGAATAGACTGGCCATAAAGCCAGTTGTCTGAAGGGCTGCCTGTGTCCCACAGGTGGATGTGTTCCGTGAAGACCTATGTGCTAAGGTAAGACCTGACCCGTCATCACCCCACCCCTCCCTACCCAGTCCCACTGCTCAGCCCTTCcttgctgggcagtggcagccctGCTTCACTGCCTAGGAGGGGCATTTGATTCTGACCGCCATCCTCCCCTACCCTTACCATACACACAGACAGAGAACCTGCTCGGGAGCTATTTCCCCAAGAAGATTTCTGAGTTGGATGCATTTTTAAAGGTactggggctgggcagggagtAGAGAGTAGGGGCCAAAGGGAGAGCCTGCTGGGCCATGAGAGTGAGGAGGTGAGAGCCCGCCCCTGCCTCCAGCCCTTCTACCCCCCTGCACCAGGAGCCAGCTCTCAATGAAGCCAACCTGAGCAATCTGAAGGCCCCGCTGGACATCCCAGTGCCTGATCCAgtcaaggagaaagagaaggaggagcgGAAGAAACAACAGGAGGCAAGTTggcaggagctgggaggagggacCCAATATGGGGAAAATCAGCCTTAGGCCTGCCTAAGAGACCCCTTCTCCCTACAGAAGGAAGACAAggatgaaaagaagaaaggggaagatGAAGACAAAGGTATCACTATGGTGAAAGGGACTTGTGTCTCACCTCCCAGGAGCTCCTCCCTAAGGATGCCTCTTCCCTGCCCGGCACGGTCCCAGTCATGTGACTGACCCAGTGCCCACCTCCTAGGTCCTCCTTGTGGCCCAGTGAACTGCAATGAGAAGATCGTGGTCCTCCTGCAGCGCCtgaagcctgagatcaaggatgtCATTGAGAAGCTCAACCTGGTGAGCCCTCCCACTTCCACCCCCACCCTTTGTCCTCCTTCGTCCCTGCCAGTTGGGCATGGGACCTGCCAGGTCTTAGCAGGAGAGGGCACAGCAAGTGAAGCCAGAATTCCAGGCTTTGGGGTTCAGGACAGACGTGGCATACTTCCACCCACCGTGAGCAGGGAAACAAAGGAGGACAGGAACCTGGGAATTGGGTTGGGGGCTGATGGGGTTTCAATGCCGTTCCCTCCTCCCAGGTCACCACCTGGTTGCAACTGCAGATACCTCGGATTGAGGATGGGAacaattttggagtggctgtccAGGTGAGGACACTGCCCCACTCCTCTGCCCTCCTTATTTCTCCCATCCATGCTGCTTTTACACTTTCCTCCTCGCTTTCTTTCCCCAGGAGAAGGTGTTTGAGCTGATGACCACCCTTCACACCAAGCTGGAAGGCTTCCACACTCAAATCTCCAAGTGAGTGATTGCCCACTGCTCTGCCTTTGGCTGGGACTGAGGCTtgtgctccctcctccccctacTCCACACCCTTCTACTTCCCACAGGTATTTCTCTGAGCGAGGTGATGCTGTGACCAAAGCGGCTAAGCAGCCCCACGTGGTAGGTGAGGCCCAGGTCAGGGTGCATGGGAGGAGGGACACCTTTGAAGTCAGGCCTGACCCGAGTCTCCCACAGGGTGATTATCGGCAGCTGGTGCACGAACTGGATGAGGCAGAGTACTGGGATATCCGGCTGATGGTCATGGAGATCCGCAACGCTTATGTGAGGAGGcgagggcaggggtgggcagaGGCAGCTTTCCCAGGCCACCCACTCCCTGACCCTGCGGGCTGGGGGTGAAGGGTATCAAAGCTCAACCTCTCCACAAGGCAAGAAATGGGGCACAGAGCCACTGGGGACCTGCGGCTGACCCCCACTCCTCCCTGGCCCCATAGGCTGTGTTATATGACATCATCCTGAAGAACTTCGAGAAGCTCAAGAAACCCAGGGGAGAAACAAAGGGAATGATCTATTGAGAGCCTCCTCTCATTCTGTGATTGGTCCAGCAGAGACCTTCCTGACTTTCGCAGGAGACTCCAGACTTTCCCCACCTTCTGTCTGTTGAGGtttctccctcaccttgcctccCAGGCACAATAAATCTAGTCATACCATCGCCCAACAGCCCAAGTCTCTTTATTGGATCCTGAGCCTCCCCTCTGGCCCTGGCTCAGGTATTTCCATTTGTGGGACCAACCCACTGGGTGATTTGGGCGTTGAGCTGCTGGTTGGTCCAATCCTCCCGGATGTCGTCAAGGTGGCAGTCAAAGTCCACAAGGTGCTGGTGGGCCCGGCCTGCTAGTAGTGCTCCCACCATCTGCCGTGACTGTTCCCAGTCCCTCCACATCACTCTGAAATAACAACCCCCATGGAGGTCAAACTCAGCAGGCAGAGGGGCCAGACACTTGGCAGAGGTTAGTTTCTAGAGAAGGACGCTTAGGGCAGAACCAAAAACAGAGGAGGCTCAGGAGCTGTGGGCTTCCAAGAAGAGGTGGAGGGAGTGGGGCACTCACAAGTTCTTGTCCTTGGGGACCCAGCAGAGACCATGGCTCTCCAGGACAATAACTGGGGGCACGTGAGGCTGTGGCACCAGTTTCTGATTATCCAACTGTGTGGACAAGGAAGGGCAGGTGAGGGTTTTGAGGATTCCCCATTCCTACTTTCTTTCCAACTCCCCACTCTGAAACCCAAGCCTCACCATAATAAGTACTGCATCAGGGAAGAATTCTGCAATCTGCCCAGCGATTTTCAAGGCCAAGGGCCCAGGGCTGTGTAGAAGGAAGATCAGAGTTGTGAAGAGCCTCCTGTGGGCAGACCCCGTCCATCTGAGCTGGGCCTCCCGGAGCCCATAGACGTGGAGGCAGTGACGGCCTTTCCCTGTAGTTGGCCTGGGGGCATCAGGCCTGCCTGACTGCTTCGTGCAAGACTTATGCTTGAGCGCTGTGGGAAACAGGTGCTCAGACACTGCTGGTGAGAGTGGAAATCTAAGATGGTCTTTTTGGAGAGTACTTTGGCATAACCATCCAGATTTATATTGTATGTTAACCCAGAAACCCTACTAACGAAGAATTTACTGTAATAATAGGACAGtgtctgtaataaaaaaaaaaattggaaacaacctcaaTGCTTAATGTAAGGcactaaataaattatggtacatccatgtTCATACTGTATAGCTGATAGGGTAAGGTAGATATTAGTGTAGGGATGGAAAGATGTCAGATATTTATTaaggagagaaaagcaaattacaaAACAGTATAATTTGCTCCAAATACATGACTACTGTATACGTAGATAACTTTTtctgtatacagttgacccttgaacaatgagggGTCTAGGGGCCACAGAGCCTCCCGCAGTTGAAAATCTTCAGGTAACTTTACAGTGCGCCCTCCCTATTCTGGATTCTGCAtcgggattcaaccaacctcggatCCTGTAGTACCGGAGTACCTATTCAGTGAAAAAAGTTCGCCTATTTGTGGCCCCAGGTAGTTGAAACCGGTGTTGTTAAACGGTGAactgtatatataaaaagaaacttcCTTTTTTTAGAAGCTGCTGGTTGGGCTTCCTTTGTGTTTTCAGCACTTGGGGGGATCTCAGTTACAGCAGGTGTCAGCCTGTTATTGTCCTTCCCACCCCACCGCAGCTCCTCCaggaaaataacatttctttatattttctcaccGCCTACCCAGCCTAGTAGGTACCTTAGCTCTACAGTGGCTAAGCCTTGGatgaaggaaagatggaaggaatgACCAAGAGGGGCTCTCTTGACATCCCCCACCCCATAATCCTTAGCCCTCTGCCTCTGGCTTCCCCACTCACCTCTGGTCGTCCAAAGCTGCATTGGCATGGTAGTACCCTGCCACTACCAGCCCGGCCTGCGCGCCCCACACATCCACCTGCCATGGGAAAGCGCCGTCAGTAACTAAATCGTGCCGCCCGCCCTATGGGTGCGCACTACTGCCAAGAGGCCAGGGTTGGCCTTGGGCTAGGGGTGTTGGGGGGTTTCGCGGTGGTCGGTGGGCGTCCAGCGGCGGCACCTGGTTGAGGGCGACCTCCAGCATGACAGACAGGGCCAGGTGGCTGTGGAACAGGGGCACACAGTCGGTGAGGCACAGGCATTCTCTCGACCGCGGCGCTGGCGCCAGCAATAGCCCGTTGACAGCGGCGTGCGGGTAACGGGCGGCGTGCAGGCACATCTTCACGTAGGCCCGGGCCGAGATCTCCACCTCCCCCATGGCGAGCGGGGCCCCAGCTCGCGTCCGCGAAGCCCCCTCCAGCGCCCCCAAGCCCTCCTGGGCCCTTCCCCGTGCCCCCTCACTTAGGTTCGACGGTGACGCTGACTTGACTCGAAGGCAGCCCGCCGGCTCCGGCAGACCTCAGCCCGgcgcccggcccccggcccccaccCGGCCCGGAATGCAGGCGGCCGGGATTGCATGTTGCAGCACAGAGCtccgcctcccccgcccccaagcGGCGGCAGCAGAGCTGCGCCTGCCTTGGGGACACATAACCAGAGCTCCAAGTCGGACCGGCTTCTGGAGTCCCGCCCACGTGGTGCTCTTTGATAGGCTTAGAGAGTCTCGTTTTGCCAAATCAGCATCCAACATTGTCCCGCCTTTGACTGTAGAGAGCTACCCGCACGCTGATTGGCTAGGCTACCCCACTTCGGCTCTTGATTGCAAGATGGCTGCGTCTGTTACCTCTGCCTCCCGCCCCTACAGGCCCCGCTGTGCCACCTGGGTCGTGCCCGCGCCCCTCATCTGGTGTCTCCCCGAAACGCGGAGCTTCGAATGTCGGTACGTAGCGGACAGCTTGGCTCCAACGATGGAATGAGTGGATTGGTACTCTAGAGCGGCTTTGTCACTTACTAATAAGCCGTGTCACTTTTGCAACTGCAGGTTATCTGGCCCTTCCTTTCCTCAATGTAATGACTGCAGAAACAAAGACGGCATTGGCTGAAGGAGGAGGGTAAAGGtcaaaaagaattttattgaacCATCCTTCCCATAATGTCCTGTAGTATAATT
Encoded proteins:
- the FITM1 gene encoding fat storage-inducing transmembrane protein 1, which gives rise to MERGPTVGAGRGAGAQIWALLGCLVRVLLWVASALLYFGSEQAARLLGSPCLRRLYHAWLAAVVIFGPLLQFHVNPRTIFASHGNFFNIKFVNSAWGWTCTFLGGFVLLVVFLATRRVAVTARHLSRLVVGAAVWRGAGRAFLLIEDLTGSCFEPLPQGLLLRELPDRRSCLAAGHQWRGYTVSSHTFLLTFCCLLMAEEAAVFAKYLAHGLPAGAPLRLVFLLNVLLLGLWNFLLLCTVIYFHQYTHKVVGAAVGTFAWYLTYGSWYHQPWSPGIPGHGLFPHPHSSHKHN
- the PSME1 gene encoding proteasome activator complex subunit 1, encoding MATLRVLPEAQAKVDVFREDLCAKTENLLGSYFPKKISELDAFLKEPALNEANLSNLKAPLDIPVPDPVKEKEKEERKKQQEKEDKDEKKKGEDEDKGPPCGPVNCNEKIVVLLQRLKPEIKDVIEKLNLVTTWLQLQIPRIEDGNNFGVAVQEKVFELMTTLHTKLEGFHTQISKYFSERGDAVTKAAKQPHVGDYRQLVHELDEAEYWDIRLMVMEIRNAYAVLYDIILKNFEKLKKPRGETKGMIY
- the LOC125963540 gene encoding uncharacterized protein LOC125963540 — its product is MASGAPARVREAPSSAPKPSWALPRAPSLRFDGDADLTRRQPAGSGRPQPGARPPAPTRPGMQAAGIACCSTELRLPRPQAAAAELRLPWGHITRAPSRTGFWSPAHVVLFDRLRESRFAKSASNIVPPLTVESYPHADWLGYPTSALDCKMAASVTSASRPYRPRCATWVVPAPLIWCLPETRSFECRLSGPSFPQCNDCRNKDGIG
- the EMC9 gene encoding ER membrane protein complex subunit 9 isoform X1, producing MGEVEISARAYVKMCLHAARYPHAAVNGLLLAPAPRSRECLCLTDCVPLFHSHLALSVMLEVALNQVDVWGAQAGLVVAGYYHANAALDDQSPGPLALKIAGQIAEFFPDAVLIMLDNQKLVPQPHVPPVIVLESHGLCWVPKDKNLVMWRDWEQSRQMVGALLAGRAHQHLVDFDCHLDDIREDWTNQQLNAQITQWVGPTNGNT
- the EMC9 gene encoding ER membrane protein complex subunit 9 isoform X2 codes for the protein MPMQLWTTRALKHKSCTKQSGRPDAPRPTTGKGRHCLHVYGLREAQLRWTGSAHRRLFTTLIFLLHSPGPLALKIAGQIAEFFPDAVLIMLDNQKLVPQPHVPPVIVLESHGLCWVPKDKNLVMWRDWEQSRQMVGALLAGRAHQHLVDFDCHLDDIREDWTNQQLNAQITQWVGPTNGNT